In Flavivirga abyssicola, the following are encoded in one genomic region:
- the ilvD gene encoding dihydroxy-acid dehydratase: protein MKELNKYSKTVTQDSTQPAAQAMLYAIGFSDEDFFKPLVGIASTGYEGNPCNMHLNDLAKLAKEGTKNEDLVGLIFNTIGVSDGISMGTPGMRYSLPSRDIIADSMETVVQGMSYDGLITVVGCDKNMPGALIAMLRLNRPSILIFGGTTDSGCHEGKKLDIVSAFEAWGSKVAGTMEESEFKSIVKKSIPGAGACGGMYTANTMASAIEALGMSLPYNGSNPAGSDEKKAESVKAGEAMRLLLERDIKPSDIVTRKSLENAIRLVTILGGSTNAVLHFLAIARAAQIDFTLKDFQDISDSTPFLADLKPSGQYLMEDLHAVGGIPAVLKYLLKEGLLHGDCLTVTGKTLAENLLDVKDLSEGQDIIKPLENPIKATGHLRMLYGNLAKDGSVAKITGKEGLSFVGKAKVFDSEYDANDGIRDGKVEKGDVVVIRYEGPKGGPGMPEMLKPTAAIMGAGLGKDVALITDGRFSGGTHGFVVGHITPEAQEGGTIAFVKDGDMITIDAETNSISLEVSDEELQQRRQNWTAPKLKFDRGVLYKYARSVSSASKGCVTDEF, encoded by the coding sequence ATGAAGGAACTTAATAAATACAGTAAAACAGTAACTCAAGATTCAACACAACCAGCAGCACAAGCCATGTTATATGCGATTGGTTTTTCTGATGAAGACTTTTTTAAACCTCTGGTAGGTATTGCCAGTACAGGTTACGAAGGAAACCCTTGTAACATGCATTTAAATGATTTAGCAAAATTAGCTAAAGAAGGTACTAAAAATGAAGATCTGGTCGGACTAATTTTTAATACAATTGGTGTGAGTGATGGTATTTCAATGGGAACACCTGGGATGCGCTATTCTTTGCCTTCAAGAGATATTATTGCAGATTCTATGGAGACTGTAGTACAGGGAATGAGTTATGATGGTTTAATTACTGTAGTGGGGTGTGATAAAAATATGCCAGGTGCATTAATTGCCATGCTTCGTTTAAACAGACCTTCTATTTTAATTTTTGGAGGAACAACAGATTCTGGTTGCCATGAAGGAAAAAAATTAGATATCGTTTCTGCTTTTGAAGCGTGGGGAAGCAAAGTTGCAGGAACCATGGAAGAAAGCGAATTTAAAAGCATAGTAAAAAAATCTATTCCTGGTGCAGGTGCTTGTGGTGGTATGTATACAGCAAATACTATGGCATCGGCTATTGAGGCTTTAGGAATGTCATTACCTTATAATGGTTCAAATCCAGCGGGAAGCGATGAGAAAAAAGCAGAATCTGTAAAAGCAGGTGAAGCGATGCGTTTGTTGCTTGAAAGAGATATTAAACCATCAGATATCGTAACACGCAAATCTTTAGAGAATGCCATTCGTTTGGTTACTATTTTAGGAGGATCCACGAATGCAGTATTACACTTCTTAGCTATAGCAAGAGCAGCGCAAATAGATTTTACACTTAAAGACTTTCAAGATATTAGTGATAGTACACCATTCTTGGCAGATTTAAAACCTAGCGGACAGTACCTAATGGAAGACTTACATGCAGTAGGTGGTATTCCAGCTGTCTTGAAATATTTGTTGAAAGAAGGATTGTTACATGGCGATTGTTTGACTGTAACAGGAAAAACATTAGCCGAAAACTTGTTAGATGTTAAAGACCTTTCAGAAGGACAGGATATTATAAAGCCTTTAGAAAACCCTATTAAAGCAACAGGACATTTACGTATGTTATATGGAAATTTAGCAAAAGATGGAAGTGTTGCTAAAATTACAGGGAAAGAAGGTTTAAGCTTTGTTGGAAAAGCTAAGGTGTTTGATAGTGAGTATGATGCAAATGATGGTATCCGTGATGGTAAAGTAGAAAAAGGCGATGTTGTTGTTATTCGTTATGAAGGACCAAAAGGAGGACCAGGAATGCCAGAAATGTTAAAACCAACTGCTGCTATTATGGGCGCAGGGTTAGGTAAGGATGTCGCTTTAATTACTGATGGACGTTTTTCTGGTGGAACACATGGTTTTGTTGTAGGTCATATTACACCTGAAGCTCAAGAAGGAGGCACCATTGCATTTGTTAAAGATGGTGATATGATTACAATTGATGCTGAAACAAATAGTATTTCTTTAGAAGTTTCAGATGAAGAATTACAACAAAGAAGACAAAATTGGACGGCACCGAAATTAAAGTTTGATAGAGGTGTTCTATATAAATATGCAAGATCAGTATCGTCAGCATCTAAAGGTTGTGTTACTGATGAATTCTAA
- the metK gene encoding methionine adenosyltransferase — MAYLFTSESVSEGHPDKVADQISDALIDNFLAFDTDSKVACETLVTTGQVVLAGEVKSKTYLDVQKIARETINKIGYTKGEYMFDGNSCGVVSAIHEQSDDINRGVDRASKEQQGAGDQGMMFGYATNETENFMPLALDLSHRILIELAELRRENKDITYLRPDSKSQVTIEYSDDNIPQRIDAIVVSTQHDDFDEDETMLAKIRKDIVDILIPRVVAKLPEQIQVLFNSDIKYHINPTGKFVIGGPHGDTGLTGRKIIVDTYGGKGAHGGGAFSGKDPSKVDRSAAYATRHIAKNLVAAGVADEVLVQVSYAIGVVEPMGIFIDTYGTCSFNMTDGEIAEEVSKIFDMRPFAIEERLKLRSPMYSETAAYGHMGRNNETVTKTFTQPNGEATTLDVELFTWEKLDYVDKVKEVFGL; from the coding sequence ATGGCTTATTTATTTACTTCGGAAAGTGTTTCTGAAGGGCACCCAGACAAAGTAGCAGATCAAATTAGTGATGCTTTAATTGATAATTTTTTAGCTTTCGATACAGACTCTAAAGTAGCTTGTGAAACCTTAGTTACTACAGGGCAAGTGGTACTTGCTGGTGAGGTAAAATCTAAAACATACTTAGATGTACAAAAAATTGCAAGAGAAACTATAAACAAAATTGGTTATACCAAGGGAGAATATATGTTTGATGGCAATTCTTGTGGAGTTGTTTCTGCTATTCATGAACAATCTGACGATATTAATAGAGGTGTTGATAGAGCAAGCAAAGAACAACAAGGAGCAGGTGACCAAGGTATGATGTTTGGTTATGCGACTAATGAGACTGAAAACTTTATGCCTTTGGCTTTAGATTTGTCGCATAGAATCCTCATTGAACTTGCCGAATTAAGAAGAGAAAATAAAGATATTACCTATTTACGCCCTGATTCTAAAAGTCAGGTAACTATTGAATATAGTGATGATAATATTCCGCAACGTATTGATGCTATTGTAGTATCTACTCAACACGACGATTTTGATGAAGATGAGACCATGTTAGCCAAAATCAGAAAAGATATTGTTGATATTTTAATTCCACGTGTCGTTGCTAAGTTGCCCGAACAAATTCAGGTTTTATTTAATAGCGATATTAAATACCATATAAATCCAACTGGAAAATTTGTTATTGGTGGGCCTCATGGAGACACTGGATTAACAGGAAGAAAAATTATTGTAGACACCTATGGTGGAAAAGGTGCTCACGGTGGCGGTGCTTTTTCTGGAAAAGATCCTAGTAAAGTAGATAGAAGTGCTGCTTATGCAACGCGTCATATTGCAAAAAACTTAGTAGCTGCAGGTGTTGCTGATGAAGTTTTAGTACAGGTAAGTTATGCTATTGGTGTTGTTGAGCCTATGGGAATTTTTATTGACACGTATGGCACCTGTTCTTTTAACATGACCGATGGTGAAATTGCTGAAGAAGTTTCTAAAATCTTTGATATGCGTCCATTTGCCATTGAAGAACGTTTAAAACTACGTTCTCCTATGTATAGTGAAACAGCTGCTTATGGGCACATGGGGCGTAACAATGAAACGGTCACTAAAACATTTACGCAGCCTAATGGAGAAGCGACAACCCTAGATGTAGAATTATTCACTTGGGAAAAATTAGATTACGTTGATAAAGTAAAAGAAGTATTTGGTTTATAA